Proteins encoded together in one Desulfosporosinus meridiei DSM 13257 window:
- a CDS encoding sensor domain-containing protein — protein MNSKLKCDLSKVTPFRIAVLYGLFSMLWILFSDRLLTIIIADQETILNLSILKGAVFVLVTAMLLYWLIQWGYNNLQESEKALIKDRANLERYRLLADEVLDIIIFISPEGQIIDANEAAVKRYGYTREELTNMPMHKLRLPEDQLMVPFFLEHAPKGMQFELKHVCKDGSVFPIDISAKGATINGKPIIVSMIRDIAIRKKIEAEVWLAKERAQVTLESIGDAVITTDVKAKVEYINPVAEALTGWSNSEGVGLPLETVFHIVHEETGEEVESPIIRCLQEGRVVNIADHTALINKDGLAVSIEDSAAPIRDRDDKIIGAVLVFRDVSYKWDHMKELAHQAQHDALTGLPNRLLFNEYLKNALARARRKNGKLAVMFLDLDRFKLINDTMGHNMGDLLLKSVAERLRQTLREGDTVARQGGDEFLILLSEIQDEIEAALVSERILGLFSKPIILEDNEIYISTSIGISLYPNDGSDMEALVKQADTAMYAAKEKGRNNCQFFTQGLNIKANQRLSTENSLRKALVREEFVLHYQPQVDLDNGLIVGLEALIRWDSVELGMVSPAAFIPIAEETGLIIPIGEWVLRTACAQNKHWQEQGFSPLRIAVNISARQFKEPNFVKLVKNILDETKLDPQWLELEITESIAMEKGQTSLEMLSSFKKLGVRISIDDFGTGFSSLNYLSRMPIDTLKIDQTFIRDITTGDNGKEVVTAIIQLAKNLQLKVIAEGVETDNQFSFLKDKLCDEMQGFLFSKAVSSQEAEKMFVHNCR, from the coding sequence ATGAATTCTAAGCTAAAATGCGATCTGAGTAAGGTCACTCCTTTTAGAATAGCAGTGCTTTATGGTTTGTTTAGTATGCTTTGGATTCTCTTTTCTGATCGTTTGTTGACTATTATTATTGCTGATCAAGAGACGATTCTCAATTTATCTATTCTAAAAGGTGCTGTTTTTGTCTTAGTAACTGCAATGTTACTCTATTGGCTAATTCAATGGGGATATAACAATCTGCAAGAATCTGAAAAGGCTCTAATTAAAGATCGGGCTAACCTGGAACGTTATCGTTTATTGGCTGATGAAGTACTCGATATAATTATATTTATTAGTCCCGAAGGACAAATAATTGATGCCAATGAGGCGGCAGTAAAACGTTATGGATATACTCGTGAGGAATTGACGAATATGCCAATGCACAAATTGCGTTTGCCAGAGGATCAATTAATGGTTCCATTCTTTCTTGAACATGCGCCAAAGGGAATGCAGTTTGAATTGAAGCACGTCTGCAAAGATGGAAGTGTTTTTCCTATCGATATTAGTGCTAAAGGAGCAACAATAAACGGGAAACCAATTATTGTAAGTATGATACGAGATATTGCTATACGAAAGAAAATTGAGGCTGAAGTTTGGCTGGCCAAGGAACGTGCACAAGTTACTTTAGAGTCAATCGGAGATGCCGTGATTACCACGGATGTTAAGGCGAAGGTAGAGTATATTAATCCAGTTGCTGAGGCTTTAACAGGTTGGTCAAATTCAGAGGGAGTAGGTCTCCCTTTAGAAACAGTTTTTCATATTGTTCATGAAGAAACAGGTGAAGAAGTCGAAAGTCCAATTATTCGCTGTCTTCAAGAAGGCCGTGTAGTAAATATAGCTGATCATACTGCCCTAATTAATAAAGATGGTCTTGCAGTTTCAATTGAGGATTCTGCCGCTCCCATAAGGGATAGAGATGATAAAATTATAGGTGCTGTTTTAGTTTTTCGAGATGTCAGTTATAAATGGGATCATATGAAAGAATTGGCTCATCAGGCACAGCATGACGCCTTAACAGGGCTGCCCAATCGGCTTTTATTCAATGAATATTTAAAGAACGCCTTAGCTAGAGCAAGACGTAAAAATGGCAAATTGGCGGTCATGTTCTTAGATTTAGATCGATTCAAACTGATTAACGATACAATGGGACACAATATGGGGGATTTACTTCTCAAAAGTGTAGCCGAACGTTTGCGGCAGACTTTGCGTGAAGGGGATACAGTGGCAAGGCAGGGCGGGGACGAATTCTTGATATTGCTCTCAGAAATTCAAGATGAAATTGAAGCAGCTTTAGTCTCGGAAAGAATTTTAGGGCTCTTTTCCAAACCGATTATCTTAGAGGACAATGAAATCTATATAAGTACAAGTATCGGAATCAGTCTATATCCTAATGATGGCAGCGATATGGAAGCTTTGGTAAAGCAGGCGGATACGGCAATGTACGCTGCTAAAGAGAAGGGAAGGAATAACTGCCAGTTTTTTACGCAAGGACTTAATATTAAAGCCAACCAAAGGCTTTCAACAGAAAACAGTCTCCGCAAAGCCCTGGTTCGTGAAGAATTTGTCTTACATTATCAGCCTCAAGTTGATTTAGATAATGGCTTAATTGTAGGACTTGAAGCTCTCATTCGGTGGGATTCTGTCGAATTAGGGATGGTCTCTCCTGCTGCTTTTATTCCTATAGCTGAAGAAACAGGGCTGATTATTCCGATTGGAGAATGGGTTTTACGTACAGCCTGTGCTCAAAATAAACATTGGCAAGAACAAGGGTTTTCTCCCTTACGTATAGCGGTCAATATATCTGCTCGGCAATTTAAAGAACCCAATTTTGTAAAATTGGTTAAAAACATTCTGGATGAAACCAAATTAGACCCCCAATGGCTTGAACTAGAGATTACAGAAAGCATTGCCATGGAAAAGGGCCAAACTTCGTTAGAAATGTTAAGTTCTTTTAAAAAGTTGGGAGTTCGAATTTCAATTGATGACTTCGGGACAGGTTTCTCTTCCCTCAATTATTTAAGCCGCATGCCAATAGATACTTTAAAAATAGATCAAACCTTTATTCGGGACATTACCACCGGGGATAATGGTAAAGAGGTTGTTACTGCAATAATACAGCTTGCTAAAAACCTGCAGTTAAAAGTGATTGCTGAAGGAGTAGAGACTGATAACCAATTCTCCTTCTTAAAGGATAAGCTATGTGATGAGATGCAAGGCTTCCTTTTTAGTAAAGCAGTGTCTTCCCAAGAGGCAGAAAAAATGTTTGTTCATAACTGTAGGTAG
- the spoIIIAA gene encoding stage III sporulation protein AA → MSLHYTLSVVQEHRLTADLQKVKASNGEKSLSRLNKSAALWADMARWFGENVRSILLNLKEVAFYEVEELRLRVGQPLMLRTVDKDLFINHLGEATSPYKAYIIKSEDLTAALERMTHSSLYAVEENLKQGFITLPGGNRVGLTGEAVLQDGQLQTLKHISSLNLRIARDIQGQSLKILPLLLNSAGQLYHTLLISPPRAGKTTLLRDLIRSISNGVPKLRLEGQTVGVVDERGELAGMWQGIPTYDLGLRTDVLDGCPKASGMSMMVRSMSPQVLAVDELGHAEDVVAINDALRTGVRILSTAHAGTLEEARSRPIITHLLDQEVFERLVVLSRRHGPGTLEEIYDLKTGRSLSC, encoded by the coding sequence GTGTCGCTACATTACACTCTATCTGTCGTTCAGGAACATAGGCTAACGGCAGATTTACAAAAAGTTAAGGCTTCTAATGGGGAAAAAAGCCTTTCAAGGCTTAATAAGAGCGCGGCCTTATGGGCGGATATGGCGAGATGGTTTGGGGAAAATGTTCGATCAATTTTACTCAATCTTAAGGAGGTAGCTTTTTACGAGGTTGAAGAACTGCGTTTGCGAGTTGGACAGCCGCTTATGCTTCGAACGGTGGATAAGGATCTTTTTATTAACCACCTGGGGGAGGCAACTAGTCCCTACAAAGCCTACATTATTAAATCAGAGGACTTAACAGCTGCTTTAGAACGTATGACTCATAGCTCCCTCTACGCAGTTGAAGAGAATTTGAAGCAGGGGTTTATTACTCTGCCTGGAGGAAATAGAGTAGGCTTGACAGGTGAAGCTGTGCTTCAGGATGGTCAACTTCAGACATTGAAACACATATCTTCTTTAAATCTCCGTATAGCAAGAGATATTCAGGGACAAAGTCTCAAAATATTGCCCTTACTGCTAAATTCTGCCGGGCAGCTGTATCATACACTTTTAATCTCTCCCCCAAGAGCAGGTAAAACAACCTTGTTAAGAGATTTGATTCGTTCAATAAGCAACGGAGTTCCTAAATTAAGATTAGAGGGTCAGACTGTAGGAGTTGTCGATGAACGGGGGGAACTTGCCGGGATGTGGCAAGGTATACCAACCTATGATTTAGGTTTACGAACGGATGTTTTAGATGGCTGTCCAAAAGCCAGCGGGATGAGCATGATGGTTCGTTCCATGTCCCCTCAAGTGTTGGCTGTGGATGAGCTGGGTCATGCTGAGGATGTTGTTGCGATAAATGATGCTTTGCGTACCGGAGTCCGGATACTTAGTACCGCTCACGCAGGCACCTTGGAAGAGGCCCGAAGCAGACCGATTATAACTCATCTATTAGATCAAGAGGTTTTTGAACGTTTGGTTGTGTTGAGCAGGCGACATGGACCGGGAACTTTAGAAGAGATTTACGATCTGAAAACTGGGAGGAGCCTGTCATGCTAA
- a CDS encoding stage III sporulation protein AB, which translates to MLILGCMVLIAGCGCLGLWFAYRIRRRPQELRECSMALALLDTEIVWGATPLPEAFGILKERTDVPWQGFFGELKERLSQGESAGIAWKETMIAQNSHFCLKSEDWNVIGDVGKGLGRSDRTEQHKQIELVQRQLMVIKEQAETWSGKQAKMWSYLGFLGGIAGVLILI; encoded by the coding sequence ATGCTAATACTGGGATGTATGGTACTTATAGCAGGGTGCGGATGTTTAGGGCTTTGGTTTGCTTACAGAATTCGAAGACGTCCTCAGGAGTTAAGAGAATGTTCTATGGCCTTAGCACTCTTAGACACGGAAATAGTCTGGGGGGCAACTCCTCTACCTGAGGCATTCGGAATTCTCAAAGAACGTACAGATGTACCTTGGCAAGGATTTTTTGGAGAATTGAAGGAACGATTGAGTCAAGGCGAATCAGCAGGTATAGCATGGAAAGAGACCATGATAGCACAAAATAGTCACTTTTGTTTGAAGTCGGAAGACTGGAATGTAATTGGAGATGTTGGTAAAGGGTTGGGTCGGTCTGATCGGACGGAACAGCATAAACAAATAGAGCTTGTTCAACGTCAATTGATGGTAATAAAGGAACAAGCGGAAACCTGGTCTGGGAAACAAGCTAAGATGTGGTCCTACTTAGGCTTTCTTGGAGGAATTGCGGGAGTGCTAATCTTGATTTAA
- the spoIIIAC gene encoding stage III sporulation protein AC — protein MSFNLIITVAGIGILVGVLASVLNQSGRSEMAQGVTIMGVIVVLYIVVQSIAELFTLVKSVFNLY, from the coding sequence ATGAGCTTTAATTTGATAATAACAGTGGCCGGTATTGGGATTTTGGTCGGAGTTCTAGCATCCGTTCTAAATCAATCCGGCCGTAGTGAAATGGCTCAAGGAGTTACTATTATGGGAGTTATTGTAGTTCTCTATATTGTAGTACAGTCTATAGCTGAATTATTTACTCTGGTTAAGAGTGTCTTTAACCTATATTAG
- the spoIIIAD gene encoding stage III sporulation protein AD — MEIWQIVGLALIVTIFSVVLKQIKPEIALQLSILAGASIFIIVLSKIRVIVDLLQNLADQANINSYYLLIILKIVGVAYLAEFGAQICRDAGEGALATKIELAAKVGVIILAIPIIVAITESLVRLVP, encoded by the coding sequence GTGGAGATATGGCAAATAGTTGGACTAGCCCTAATAGTAACAATTTTTAGCGTTGTTCTTAAACAGATCAAGCCAGAGATCGCTTTACAGCTTTCCATATTAGCAGGTGCATCGATCTTTATAATTGTTCTCAGTAAAATACGAGTTATTGTTGACTTATTACAAAACCTTGCTGATCAAGCAAATATTAATTCCTATTATTTGCTGATCATTTTAAAAATCGTAGGAGTTGCCTATCTGGCAGAGTTTGGTGCCCAAATATGCCGTGACGCAGGTGAAGGTGCCTTGGCGACAAAAATCGAACTTGCGGCAAAAGTCGGGGTAATAATCTTAGCTATTCCTATTATTGTAGCCATTACTGAGTCATTAGTACGACTTGTTCCGTGA
- the spoIIIAE gene encoding stage III sporulation protein AE yields MPRYIVSLVMLVFFLCGTTSPVLAEEVPPQSQEKIDLLQEIDLSQMHSFLEQLDSDVQKAMPGFSLVRMFEDLRSGKLSLKPENIGNTLLTLLGHQILGTGPLIGKLLILAVLGAVLGQLQVAFGGSVGKIAQVMTYLVLLSLAMTTFKEVIDIATGTIDQMVGLMQTMFPVILTLLITMGNLTSAALFKPLIMGSLTVLATVIKTVILPLFLLAAVLKLFNHISEQFKLSKLAGLFEFVGKISLGVIMTIFIGVMTVQGVTGGVADSVVFRTAKYSADLVPVVGKFFKDAVELVITSGLLLKNAVGIVALVAIIVICLGPLIKILAMILVFRISAALIEPIGEKALAESLQDMSKSLILIIVSVASVAVMFFMAVAVVVGSGTFSVMLH; encoded by the coding sequence TTGCCGAGATATATTGTCAGTTTGGTAATGTTAGTTTTCTTCCTTTGTGGGACAACTTCACCGGTTTTGGCAGAAGAAGTACCCCCTCAGTCCCAGGAAAAGATAGATCTTCTACAAGAGATTGATTTGAGCCAAATGCATAGTTTTTTGGAGCAATTGGACAGTGATGTCCAGAAGGCAATGCCTGGATTTTCTCTTGTGCGTATGTTTGAGGATCTAAGGAGTGGCAAGTTAAGTTTGAAACCGGAAAACATAGGGAATACGTTGTTGACTTTATTAGGCCATCAAATATTAGGAACTGGCCCCCTAATTGGTAAGCTCCTTATCCTAGCTGTACTGGGAGCAGTTTTGGGACAACTCCAAGTAGCTTTTGGAGGTAGTGTGGGGAAAATCGCCCAGGTCATGACCTATCTCGTTCTGCTTAGCTTAGCGATGACAACATTTAAAGAGGTTATAGACATTGCTACAGGAACTATCGATCAAATGGTAGGTCTGATGCAAACCATGTTTCCGGTTATCCTGACGCTCTTAATTACCATGGGGAATTTGACCAGCGCAGCTCTATTTAAGCCTCTTATTATGGGTAGCTTGACAGTTTTAGCTACGGTTATCAAGACGGTTATTCTGCCACTCTTCTTATTAGCAGCAGTCCTTAAGCTTTTTAATCATATTTCCGAACAATTTAAACTAAGCAAACTGGCTGGCTTATTTGAATTCGTGGGTAAAATATCTCTTGGTGTGATTATGACTATTTTTATCGGCGTCATGACGGTTCAAGGAGTGACTGGAGGGGTTGCTGATAGCGTTGTATTCCGAACAGCTAAGTACTCAGCTGATCTTGTTCCTGTGGTCGGAAAGTTTTTTAAAGACGCCGTGGAACTGGTGATTACCTCAGGACTACTCTTAAAAAATGCCGTTGGGATAGTTGCTTTAGTAGCAATTATTGTGATTTGTTTGGGTCCTTTAATCAAGATTTTAGCTATGATCCTGGTGTTTCGCATTTCTGCAGCCCTCATCGAACCAATTGGTGAAAAGGCCCTTGCGGAAAGTCTTCAAGATATGTCTAAAAGTTTAATACTAATAATAGTTTCAGTTGCATCTGTCGCAGTTATGTTTTTCATGGCAGTAGCTGTAGTCGTAGGTTCGGGAACCTTTTCAGTGATGTTGCACTAA
- a CDS encoding stage III sporulation protein AF has product MQTLQTLVRNLALILLLATFLEMILPNKSMRGFVQMVMGLFVISAILAPITTLLDTPLSMEIPAWTASSPQDLPAIAVEGQGVQVGRDAVQEQYQRILINQIKGLALGTSGVGDAEVDVRFEEKEGGIIDQPTIAEINVLLTASQETIQSVKPIIIGESTIPETTRSPKVEEVRERIATFMSIPKEKIIVQET; this is encoded by the coding sequence GTGCAAACGTTACAAACACTTGTTAGAAATTTGGCCTTGATTTTATTGTTGGCAACCTTTCTGGAGATGATTTTGCCTAATAAATCCATGCGGGGATTTGTCCAAATGGTGATGGGATTATTCGTGATTTCGGCGATTCTCGCTCCAATTACAACATTGCTGGATACCCCTCTATCAATGGAGATTCCCGCTTGGACTGCATCAAGTCCTCAAGATTTACCGGCAATTGCGGTGGAAGGACAAGGAGTTCAGGTTGGGCGAGATGCGGTTCAGGAACAATATCAGCGGATACTTATTAACCAGATTAAAGGATTAGCATTAGGTACTTCAGGGGTTGGAGACGCGGAGGTTGACGTTAGATTTGAAGAAAAAGAGGGGGGAATCATCGATCAACCAACAATTGCGGAAATTAATGTCCTGTTGACAGCTTCCCAGGAAACCATCCAATCAGTCAAACCAATTATCATTGGGGAATCTACTATCCCTGAGACAACACGATCTCCAAAGGTCGAAGAAGTAAGAGAGCGAATTGCCACATTTATGAGCATCCCTAAAGAGAAGATAATAGTTCAAGAAACTTGA
- a CDS encoding stage III sporulation protein AH — protein sequence MDWMKKISTDKMLLGVVSLIVVGMSFIYLGKGKIGTEEITPTKSAITSVESPNTKIGVLEKELESKLQTNILMMEGVGKVQVSVNFLTGLKNEYVRNNNVTKRTNKETDKTGGTRETTEVTENNQVVMPSGSAQPVIAIEDRPEIGGVLVIAEGARDPKVREGIHTAVQTLLSIPSSRITVVPMGGA from the coding sequence ATGGATTGGATGAAAAAAATCTCAACGGATAAAATGTTATTAGGAGTTGTGTCTTTAATCGTTGTAGGGATGTCCTTTATTTATCTCGGAAAAGGTAAAATTGGCACTGAAGAAATTACTCCAACAAAATCCGCAATAACATCTGTAGAGAGTCCGAACACCAAAATTGGCGTTTTGGAGAAAGAGTTAGAAAGCAAATTACAAACCAACATTTTGATGATGGAGGGCGTAGGAAAGGTACAAGTTTCCGTTAACTTTTTGACTGGTTTAAAGAATGAGTATGTTCGGAATAACAATGTCACTAAGCGTACGAATAAAGAAACGGATAAAACCGGAGGTACTAGAGAAACAACAGAGGTCACGGAAAATAACCAAGTTGTTATGCCAAGTGGGTCTGCTCAACCAGTAATTGCGATTGAGGATCGTCCCGAGATCGGAGGAGTCTTAGTAATAGCTGAAGGTGCCCGCGATCCAAAAGTACGAGAAGGAATACATACAGCGGTACAAACTCTTTTAAGTATTCCAAGCTCCAGAATTACTGTTGTGCCAATGGGTGGAGCATGA
- a CDS encoding SpoIIIAH-like family protein: MMTKYMNWPVLLIVGRKSRLRLTVYVGLAVMLGILGISLMLSESHAYIPEQASSPVNAPREKSQIKFEVETIKPNNSGGDYFVNYRLKRDQLRQESKAMLAPLLDSTVEKSRAEAQDQWLQLSMKIQREEEIENLLKIKGFQDAVADVFSEHVTVIVFASSLTPHEVSLIQEIVLRVTGIPLDKIMISSKK; encoded by the coding sequence ATGATGACTAAGTACATGAATTGGCCGGTGCTTTTAATTGTGGGACGCAAATCTCGGCTAAGACTGACTGTTTATGTAGGGTTAGCAGTCATGCTGGGGATTTTGGGAATTAGTTTAATGCTTTCTGAATCCCATGCCTATATTCCGGAACAGGCCAGTTCGCCTGTTAATGCTCCTAGAGAAAAGTCTCAAATCAAGTTTGAGGTTGAAACCATAAAACCCAATAACTCCGGGGGAGATTATTTCGTCAATTATCGTTTAAAACGAGATCAATTACGTCAGGAATCGAAAGCTATGCTTGCTCCACTCCTCGATTCGACAGTAGAAAAAAGCAGGGCAGAGGCGCAAGACCAATGGCTGCAGCTTAGCATGAAAATTCAACGAGAAGAAGAGATTGAAAATCTTCTTAAAATTAAAGGCTTCCAAGACGCAGTTGCGGATGTTTTTTCTGAACATGTAACGGTGATTGTCTTTGCTTCGAGTTTAACTCCCCATGAGGTAAGTCTTATCCAGGAGATTGTCCTGAGAGTGACAGGAATCCCTTTAGATAAAATTATGATATCTTCTAAAAAATAG
- a CDS encoding response regulator, whose amino-acid sequence MSKILIADDASFMRLMISQILARQGLTNVIEAENGLQAVEQFKSNKPDLTLLDITMPELDGLAALAEILRINPLAKVVICSAVANDNIVREALKEGAVGFVAKPFRPDELLDIVLKHLN is encoded by the coding sequence ATGAGCAAAATTCTTATTGCTGATGATGCGAGTTTCATGCGTTTGATGATTAGTCAGATTCTTGCTCGGCAGGGTCTTACAAACGTCATTGAAGCTGAAAATGGTTTGCAGGCTGTGGAGCAATTCAAGTCTAACAAACCTGACCTGACGCTTTTAGATATTACTATGCCGGAACTAGATGGATTAGCTGCTCTGGCAGAGATTCTTAGGATTAACCCTTTGGCTAAGGTTGTAATCTGCAGTGCAGTTGCCAATGACAATATTGTTCGAGAAGCGTTGAAAGAAGGTGCAGTGGGTTTTGTGGCCAAGCCGTTTCGGCCTGATGAGCTATTAGACATAGTTCTTAAACATTTAAATTAG
- the accB gene encoding acetyl-CoA carboxylase biotin carboxyl carrier protein, which produces MKPVKITDTTLRDAHQSLWATRMRTEDMLPILTELDEVGFFSLEVWGGATFDVCLRFLGEDPWERLRQIKSRVKKTPLQMLLRAQSLVGYQHYPDDVVREFVSLSVKNGIDIIRIFDSLNDVRNMVVPMDAAKKAGAHVQASVVYTISPVHTTKHYLETATALAELGADSLCIKDMAGLLTPIKAYELISLLKKELGIMIHLHSHYIGGMAVGTYLKAAEAGVDIVDTASVPLAFGASQPPVETVVRAFQDTEFDSGLSLRKLFHVAKYFEALRKSRSFERGITRISDMRVFEHQVPGGMISNLVSQLEEQGALERIHDVLEEIPKVRAELGYPPLVTPTSQIVGTQAVLNVLSGARYKLIPGEVKGYVRGLYGRPPAPINPEIQKKIIGDEEPLLVRPADKLEPGMVKAKLDSLELAQSEEDVVSYALFPQIAKKFFEERKIGVISREEPKVGKETKDTRTSLLSKEDSKLNLQEIKELIQIIDETEISELNLESDGVKIAIRKGPSVVAGVPVTAVPRQEVSSPVVVDAPVQSLRPEAVKAPEPVINANTETITSPMVGTFYSSASPEAAPYVKLGQTIEAGQIVCIVEAMKLMNEIESEVNGKVVQILVENGQPVEYGQPLFVIEK; this is translated from the coding sequence GTGAAACCAGTTAAGATTACAGATACGACTTTGAGGGATGCCCACCAAAGTCTTTGGGCAACTCGGATGCGTACCGAGGATATGCTGCCCATCCTAACAGAGCTGGATGAGGTAGGTTTTTTTTCGTTAGAAGTATGGGGCGGGGCTACTTTCGATGTATGTCTGCGTTTCTTAGGTGAGGATCCCTGGGAACGTTTAAGACAGATAAAAAGCCGTGTTAAAAAGACACCCTTACAAATGTTGCTTAGGGCCCAGTCTCTGGTAGGGTATCAGCATTACCCAGATGATGTCGTTAGGGAATTTGTTTCCCTGAGTGTCAAAAATGGAATTGATATTATCAGGATTTTCGATTCTCTGAATGATGTTCGGAATATGGTCGTTCCTATGGATGCTGCCAAAAAAGCAGGAGCACATGTTCAAGCCTCGGTTGTTTATACGATTAGTCCGGTTCATACAACTAAACATTACCTGGAAACAGCTACGGCACTTGCCGAGCTTGGTGCTGATTCCCTTTGTATTAAAGATATGGCTGGATTACTTACTCCTATCAAAGCTTACGAACTGATCTCGTTATTAAAAAAAGAGTTAGGAATTATGATTCATTTGCACAGTCATTATATTGGCGGAATGGCTGTCGGAACGTATTTAAAGGCCGCAGAAGCCGGAGTGGACATTGTTGATACTGCTAGTGTGCCCTTAGCCTTTGGTGCTAGTCAACCGCCGGTTGAAACAGTGGTTCGAGCTTTTCAAGATACCGAATTTGATTCGGGTTTAAGTTTACGTAAACTGTTCCATGTTGCAAAGTATTTTGAGGCACTGCGCAAAAGCCGTAGTTTTGAGCGCGGAATCACTCGAATCTCAGATATGAGAGTCTTTGAGCACCAAGTACCTGGGGGTATGATCTCGAATCTAGTCTCTCAGCTTGAAGAACAGGGTGCCCTTGAGCGCATACATGACGTCTTAGAGGAGATCCCTAAAGTACGTGCAGAGTTAGGCTACCCCCCGCTGGTAACTCCTACGAGTCAAATTGTAGGCACACAAGCGGTATTAAATGTCCTCAGCGGGGCAAGATATAAGTTAATCCCTGGAGAGGTGAAAGGGTATGTGCGCGGACTATATGGTCGTCCGCCAGCGCCGATAAACCCTGAAATTCAAAAGAAAATTATCGGTGATGAGGAACCTCTATTAGTTCGTCCGGCGGATAAACTAGAACCGGGCATGGTAAAAGCAAAGCTTGATAGTCTCGAGTTGGCTCAATCTGAGGAAGATGTGGTAAGCTATGCATTGTTCCCGCAAATTGCTAAGAAGTTTTTCGAAGAGCGAAAAATTGGAGTAATCTCAAGAGAGGAACCTAAAGTGGGTAAGGAAACAAAAGATACCCGTACTTCATTGTTATCTAAGGAGGATTCGAAGTTGAATTTACAAGAAATTAAAGAATTAATCCAAATTATAGATGAGACTGAAATTAGTGAATTAAATCTTGAAAGCGATGGGGTGAAAATCGCTATTCGCAAGGGGCCCAGTGTTGTTGCTGGAGTGCCGGTCACGGCTGTTCCTCGTCAAGAGGTAAGTTCACCGGTTGTGGTAGATGCACCTGTTCAATCCCTACGTCCCGAAGCAGTCAAAGCACCGGAGCCTGTCATAAATGCCAATACAGAAACCATTACTTCTCCCATGGTTGGAACTTTTTACTCTTCCGCATCTCCTGAGGCCGCTCCTTATGTTAAATTAGGACAAACTATTGAAGCTGGCCAAATCGTTTGTATCGTTGAGGCTATGAAGCTCATGAATGAAATTGAGTCGGAAGTTAATGGGAAAGTTGTACAAATTCTTGTAGAGAACGGTCAACCCGTTGAATATGGACAGCCGTTGTTCGTTATTGAAAAATAA